One window from the genome of Streptomyces cadmiisoli encodes:
- a CDS encoding SulP family inorganic anion transporter, translating to MTKYPYLKQDLAASLVVFLVALPLCVGVAVASGVPAELGLVTGIVGGLVTGLLPGSSLQVSGPAAGLTVLVFEAVREFGLPTLGAIVLAAGVLQLAMGALRLGRYFRAISVSVVEGMLAGIGLVIIAGQVYAAAGLRAPASGVDKIVGVPGALAGAVTSPTTLTSVSVGVGTIAVLVLWRRLPERVRVVPGALAAVALATLVTWAFHLPVATVHVQGLLDAVHVPGADAFGALVSPAALGTVVAFALIASAESLFSAAAVDRLHDGERTRYDKELMAQGAGNTVSGALGALPMTAVIVRSSANVQAGARTKASRVLHGVWLLLFAALLPAALELIPLPALAGVLVHAGWKLIPFRQVVSLWRDQRGEALVLVVTAVAIVVVNMFEGVLLGLALSVVKTAWEASHIKLEVMDKGAGPIRAYLSGNATFLRLPKILDSLEALPKDRPIELDLSGLHHLDHACRTALETWVERHSATGVDPVRITAP from the coding sequence GTGACCAAGTATCCGTATCTCAAGCAGGATCTGGCCGCCTCCCTCGTCGTCTTCCTGGTCGCGCTGCCGCTGTGCGTCGGTGTGGCCGTCGCCTCCGGCGTCCCGGCCGAACTGGGCCTGGTCACCGGCATCGTGGGCGGTCTCGTCACCGGTCTGCTGCCCGGCAGCAGCCTCCAGGTGTCGGGACCGGCCGCGGGGCTCACCGTGCTGGTCTTCGAGGCGGTCCGCGAGTTCGGGCTGCCGACGCTCGGCGCGATCGTGCTGGCCGCCGGAGTGCTCCAGCTCGCCATGGGCGCCCTGAGACTGGGCCGCTACTTCCGGGCCATCTCCGTCTCGGTCGTCGAGGGCATGCTGGCCGGTATCGGACTCGTGATCATCGCGGGCCAGGTGTACGCGGCGGCCGGCCTCCGGGCCCCGGCCTCCGGGGTCGACAAGATCGTGGGCGTGCCCGGTGCCCTGGCCGGGGCCGTGACCAGCCCCACGACCCTGACCTCGGTCTCGGTGGGCGTCGGCACCATAGCCGTGCTCGTCCTGTGGCGGCGGCTGCCCGAGCGGGTTCGGGTGGTGCCCGGCGCGCTCGCGGCGGTGGCCCTGGCCACGCTCGTCACCTGGGCGTTCCATCTGCCGGTGGCCACCGTGCATGTGCAGGGACTGCTCGACGCCGTCCACGTGCCCGGGGCCGACGCGTTCGGCGCGCTGGTGAGCCCGGCCGCGCTCGGCACGGTGGTCGCCTTCGCCCTGATCGCCTCCGCCGAGTCGCTGTTCAGCGCGGCGGCGGTCGACCGGCTGCACGACGGTGAGCGCACCCGGTACGACAAGGAACTGATGGCGCAGGGCGCGGGCAACACGGTGTCCGGCGCGCTGGGCGCCCTGCCGATGACCGCGGTCATCGTGCGCAGCTCGGCCAACGTCCAGGCGGGCGCGCGGACCAAGGCGTCCCGGGTCCTGCACGGCGTGTGGCTGCTGCTGTTCGCCGCGCTGCTGCCGGCCGCCCTGGAGCTCATCCCGCTGCCCGCGCTGGCCGGCGTCCTCGTCCACGCGGGCTGGAAGCTGATCCCGTTCCGGCAGGTCGTGTCCCTGTGGCGGGACCAGCGCGGCGAGGCACTGGTGCTCGTCGTCACCGCGGTGGCCATCGTCGTGGTGAACATGTTCGAGGGCGTTCTGCTCGGTCTGGCCCTGTCGGTGGTCAAGACCGCCTGGGAGGCCTCGCACATCAAACTCGAGGTCATGGACAAAGGCGCGGGACCGATCCGGGCCTACCTCTCCGGCAACGCGACCTTCCTGCGGCTGCCGAAAATACTGGACAGCCTGGAGGCGCTGCCCAAGGACCGGCCCATCGAGCTGGACCTGTCCGGTCTCCACCATCTCGACCACGCCTGCCGCACGGCGCTGGAGACCTGGGTCGAACGGCACAGCGCGACCGGTGTCGATCCGGTGAGGATCACCGCACCCTGA
- a CDS encoding slipin family protein — translation MVEDLLVAVATVGAAGVVYLAAAARVVKQYERGVVLRLGRLRGEVRQPGFTLVIPFADRLHKVNMQIVTMPVPAQEGITRDNVTVRVDAVVYFRVVDAASALITVEDYKFAVSQMAQTSLRSIIGKSDLDDLLSNREKLNQGLELMIDSPAVGWGVQVDRVEIKDVSLPETMKRSMARQAEADRERRARVINADAELQASRKLAEAAKEMSDTPAALQLRLLQTVVAVAAEKNSTLVLPFPVELLRFLEGRTPDTPVERGTPAPRVVPGTDDT, via the coding sequence ATGGTCGAAGATCTCCTGGTGGCGGTCGCGACGGTCGGTGCCGCGGGCGTGGTGTACCTGGCCGCGGCGGCGCGAGTGGTCAAGCAGTACGAACGCGGCGTGGTCCTGCGCCTCGGGCGGCTCAGAGGAGAGGTGCGCCAGCCCGGCTTCACGCTGGTGATCCCGTTCGCGGACCGGCTGCACAAGGTCAACATGCAGATCGTGACGATGCCGGTGCCCGCCCAGGAGGGCATCACCCGCGACAACGTCACCGTGCGTGTCGACGCGGTGGTGTACTTCCGGGTGGTCGACGCGGCGAGCGCCCTCATCACCGTCGAGGACTACAAGTTCGCGGTGTCGCAGATGGCGCAGACCTCGCTGCGGTCGATCATCGGCAAGAGCGATCTGGACGATCTGCTGTCCAACCGCGAAAAGCTCAACCAGGGCCTGGAGCTGATGATCGACAGCCCGGCCGTCGGCTGGGGCGTCCAGGTCGACCGGGTCGAGATCAAGGACGTGTCGCTGCCGGAGACGATGAAGCGCTCCATGGCGCGGCAGGCCGAGGCGGACCGTGAGCGCCGGGCCCGGGTCATCAACGCGGACGCCGAGCTCCAGGCGTCCCGCAAGCTTGCCGAGGCGGCGAAGGAGATGTCCGACACGCCCGCCGCGCTGCAACTGCGGCTGCTCCAGACGGTCGTGGCGGTCGCCGCCGAGAAGAACTCGACGCTCGTGCTGCCCTTCCCGGTGGAGTTGCTGCGTTTCCTGGAGGGCCGCACCCCGGACACACCCGTGGAACGTGGGACACCTGCTCCGCGCGTGGTTCCCGGGACGGACGACACCTGA
- the hemQ gene encoding hydrogen peroxide-dependent heme synthase, which produces MSDDAPTTGPARIPNKGKLAKDLNEVIRYTLWSVFRLKDALPEDRAGYAEEVQELFDQLAAKDVTVRGTYDVSGLRADADLMIWWHAETSDQLQEAYNLFRRTRLGRALEPVWSNMALHRPAEFNRSHIPAFLADETPRDYVSVYPFVRSYDWYLLSDEDRRRMLADHGKMARGYPDVRANTVASFSLGDYEWILAFEADELYRIVDLMRHLRGSEARMHVREEVPFYTGRRKDVAELVAGLA; this is translated from the coding sequence ATGAGTGACGACGCCCCCACCACCGGCCCTGCTCGGATCCCGAACAAGGGCAAGCTGGCCAAGGACCTCAACGAGGTCATCCGCTACACCCTGTGGTCCGTGTTCCGGCTCAAGGACGCGCTGCCCGAGGACCGCGCGGGCTACGCCGAGGAGGTCCAGGAGCTGTTCGACCAGCTCGCCGCCAAGGACGTCACCGTCCGCGGCACCTACGACGTCTCCGGGCTGCGGGCGGACGCCGACCTGATGATCTGGTGGCACGCCGAGACCAGCGACCAGCTGCAGGAGGCGTACAACCTCTTCCGCCGCACCCGGCTGGGTCGCGCCCTGGAGCCGGTGTGGTCGAACATGGCGCTGCACCGCCCCGCCGAGTTCAACCGCTCGCACATCCCGGCGTTCCTCGCCGACGAGACGCCGCGCGACTACGTCAGCGTCTACCCCTTCGTGCGCTCCTACGACTGGTACCTGCTGTCCGACGAGGACCGCCGCCGCATGCTCGCCGACCACGGCAAGATGGCCCGCGGCTACCCGGACGTGCGCGCCAACACGGTCGCGTCCTTCTCCCTCGGCGACTACGAGTGGATCCTCGCCTTCGAGGCCGACGAGCTGTACCGCATCGTCGACCTCATGCGTCATCTGCGCGGCTCGGAGGCCCGGATGCACGTCCGCGAGGAGGTCCCGTTCTACACCGGCCGCCGCAAGGACGTCGCCGAACTGGTGGCGGGCCTGGCCTGA
- a CDS encoding DUF692 domain-containing protein — MERLGTGIGWRPEIADAVEAMPGIDWVEAVAENVCPGHLPDSLARLRERGVSVVPHGVSLGLGGAERPDAGRLAALAERAVALDAPLVTEHIAFVRAGGALTASPPLEAGHLLPVPRTRDALDVLCENVRIAQDALPVPLAVENIAALISWPGEEMTEGQFLYELADRTGVRLLIDVANLHTNHVNRGEDPAEALAEIPLEALAYVHVAGGFERDGVWHDSHAHPVPRPVLDILTDLASRTSPAGVLLERDENFPDPAELERELSAIRSAVEAGRARAGKPARADVPRTGPAAAPEPRDAARQRLGLAQAALLSALVAGTPVPEGFDRARLGVQARALAGKRADVVAKVAPELPEILGAGYRPAFVAYAQRHPMTGGYRRDALHFAEQSLSAGHPEDARTRRELREWWLDRAGTAPRPRSRMARARRALLRR, encoded by the coding sequence ATGGAGCGACTGGGTACCGGAATCGGGTGGCGGCCGGAGATCGCGGACGCCGTGGAGGCCATGCCGGGCATCGACTGGGTCGAGGCCGTCGCCGAGAACGTCTGCCCCGGCCACCTCCCCGACTCGCTGGCGCGGCTGCGCGAACGCGGGGTGAGCGTCGTCCCGCACGGTGTCTCCCTCGGCCTCGGCGGCGCCGAACGGCCCGACGCCGGGCGTCTTGCGGCGCTCGCGGAGCGGGCCGTGGCGCTGGACGCGCCGCTGGTGACCGAGCACATCGCGTTCGTGCGGGCGGGCGGCGCCCTGACCGCGTCGCCGCCGCTGGAGGCGGGGCACCTGCTGCCCGTGCCGCGCACCCGGGACGCCCTCGACGTGCTGTGCGAGAACGTGCGCATCGCGCAGGACGCGCTGCCCGTACCGCTCGCCGTGGAGAACATCGCGGCGCTGATCTCCTGGCCCGGCGAGGAGATGACCGAGGGGCAGTTCCTGTACGAGCTGGCCGACCGCACCGGCGTACGTCTGCTGATCGACGTGGCGAACCTGCACACCAACCACGTCAACCGCGGCGAGGATCCCGCCGAGGCGCTCGCCGAGATCCCGCTCGAGGCGCTCGCCTACGTCCATGTGGCGGGCGGCTTCGAGCGCGACGGCGTCTGGCACGACAGCCACGCCCACCCGGTGCCGCGGCCGGTCCTCGACATCCTGACCGACCTGGCGTCCCGGACGTCACCCGCCGGTGTCCTGCTGGAGCGCGACGAGAACTTCCCCGACCCGGCGGAGCTGGAGCGGGAGTTGTCCGCGATCCGGAGCGCCGTCGAGGCGGGACGGGCCAGGGCCGGGAAGCCGGCCCGCGCGGATGTCCCGCGGACGGGCCCCGCCGCCGCGCCCGAGCCCCGTGACGCCGCCCGCCAGCGGCTCGGTCTCGCGCAAGCGGCGCTGCTGTCCGCGCTCGTCGCCGGTACGCCCGTTCCGGAGGGGTTCGACCGGGCGCGGCTGGGCGTGCAGGCGCGGGCGCTGGCCGGGAAGCGGGCGGACGTGGTGGCCAAGGTCGCACCCGAACTGCCGGAGATACTCGGCGCCGGCTACCGGCCCGCCTTCGTCGCGTACGCCCAGCGGCACCCGATGACCGGCGGCTACCGCCGCGACGCGCTGCACTTCGCCGAGCAGTCCCTGAGCGCCGGACACCCCGAGGACGCCCGTACGCGCCGGGAGTTGCGGGAATGGTGGCTGGACCGCGCGGGCACGGCCCCACGTCCCCGCTCCCGCATGGCCCGGGCCCGCCGGGCCCTGCTCCGCCGCTGA
- a CDS encoding aminoacyl-tRNA hydrolase has protein sequence MDGVSEETTDSPFRSEAGARDTAPQYVLPLVVRIERSAPPGRTDALETAARAVLVLLSDPRALGEGEWARAVRDWQDARIRKVVRRARGAEWRRAEALPGITVTGKAAEVRVFPPVPLDGWPKDLARLQVSGTDLDDPEPPVEAAGGTPVLWLNPELEMSAGKAMAQAGHAAQLAWWELSDEDRAAWRDAGFPLSVRVADPASWRDLTSIGLPLVRDAGFTEIAPGSCTVVADHPALR, from the coding sequence CTGGACGGCGTGAGTGAGGAAACGACTGACAGTCCCTTCCGGTCCGAGGCGGGGGCACGCGACACGGCTCCCCAGTACGTGCTGCCGCTCGTCGTACGGATCGAGCGGAGCGCGCCTCCGGGGCGGACCGACGCGCTGGAGACGGCCGCCCGCGCCGTGCTGGTGCTGCTGAGCGATCCGCGGGCGCTGGGTGAGGGCGAGTGGGCGCGGGCCGTGCGGGACTGGCAGGACGCGCGGATCCGCAAGGTGGTGCGGCGGGCGCGGGGCGCCGAGTGGCGGCGGGCCGAGGCGCTGCCCGGGATCACGGTGACGGGCAAGGCGGCGGAGGTGCGGGTGTTCCCGCCCGTTCCGCTGGACGGCTGGCCCAAGGACCTGGCCCGCCTCCAGGTCTCCGGCACCGACCTGGACGACCCGGAGCCGCCGGTCGAGGCGGCCGGGGGCACGCCGGTGCTCTGGCTGAACCCGGAGTTGGAGATGTCGGCCGGCAAGGCGATGGCCCAGGCCGGTCACGCGGCGCAGCTCGCCTGGTGGGAGCTGTCCGACGAGGACCGTGCCGCCTGGCGCGACGCGGGCTTCCCGCTGTCGGTGCGGGTCGCGGACCCGGCTTCCTGGCGTGACCTCACGTCGATCGGGCTGCCGCTGGTCCGGGACGCGGGCTTCACGGAGATCGCGCCCGGCTCGTGCACGGTGGTCGCCGACCATCCGGCGCTGCGCTGA
- a CDS encoding polysaccharide deacetylase family protein, giving the protein MILPVRRLTAGCLLGVALAACGTAEAPQPRPRPPAPAPPAVPVPTLAAGPEGLTPVFTNGPRTLGRAVALTFDADMTADQGPRAAAGEHFDNPALIATLRELKVPATVFMTGRWAEEYPAQARGIGRDPLFEVANHSYSHYAFTPDCYGLPTLGEDRMREDVERAFTALRRAGVPNAKPYFRFPGGCYDRKALRTLGATGVTAVQWDVVGGDAFATDADAVARDVLDGVRPGSVVVLHCTRSAAPATESAVRTVVPELRRQGYRFVKVSELIGAAAGRT; this is encoded by the coding sequence GTGATCCTTCCCGTACGACGCCTCACCGCCGGGTGCCTGCTCGGGGTCGCCCTCGCCGCCTGCGGCACCGCCGAAGCCCCGCAGCCCCGTCCGCGCCCGCCGGCCCCGGCGCCGCCCGCGGTGCCGGTGCCCACCCTCGCCGCGGGCCCCGAAGGTCTCACCCCCGTCTTCACCAACGGCCCGCGCACCCTGGGCAGGGCGGTCGCGCTCACCTTCGACGCCGACATGACCGCCGACCAGGGCCCCCGGGCGGCGGCGGGCGAACACTTCGACAACCCCGCACTGATCGCGACACTGCGCGAACTGAAGGTCCCGGCCACCGTGTTCATGACGGGGCGCTGGGCGGAGGAGTACCCGGCGCAGGCCCGCGGCATCGGCCGGGACCCGCTGTTCGAGGTCGCCAACCACTCCTACAGCCACTACGCCTTCACACCCGACTGCTACGGACTGCCCACCCTCGGCGAGGACCGGATGCGGGAGGACGTGGAGCGGGCGTTCACCGCCCTGCGCCGGGCCGGCGTACCGAACGCGAAGCCGTACTTCCGCTTCCCCGGCGGCTGCTACGACCGGAAGGCGCTGCGCACCCTCGGCGCCACGGGTGTGACCGCGGTGCAGTGGGACGTGGTGGGCGGGGACGCGTTCGCGACGGACGCCGACGCGGTGGCGCGGGACGTGCTGGACGGCGTACGGCCGGGATCGGTCGTCGTGCTGCACTGCACACGCAGCGCGGCCCCGGCGACCGAGAGCGCCGTCCGCACGGTCGTCCCCGAGCTGCGCCGCCAGGGCTACCGCTTCGTGAAGGTCTCCGAGCTGATCGGGGCCGCGGCCGGACGGACGTGA
- a CDS encoding TIGR04222 domain-containing membrane protein, translated as MFWVLFLLSAWVVAGTACTRLCLAAYRSADVDATARRTHDLTLYEAAFLSGGPARVAELTLVSMARQRRLLLAHTGWATVVDPQGRDDMERSVIGAIGPEGQSRIAPVRAAAAGAEAVRGLADRLVDAGLAVPAGARTTVASGVRQVRAAAVAVLLLGVTALLMPAQDDAPRHLIALWFALPLLLSLSCLALARIEAHPYSAWASPAGQRLLGTLTRHVEEVGDDRAYLASVAVRGVHAIGEPELRAAFAHRGQYRRD; from the coding sequence ATGTTCTGGGTCCTCTTCCTGCTGTCCGCCTGGGTCGTCGCCGGTACGGCGTGCACCCGGCTGTGCCTGGCCGCCTACCGTTCGGCGGACGTCGACGCCACCGCGCGGCGGACACACGATCTGACGCTCTACGAGGCCGCGTTCCTGTCCGGCGGTCCCGCGCGGGTCGCCGAGCTGACCCTCGTCTCGATGGCGCGCCAGCGCCGGCTGCTCCTCGCGCACACCGGTTGGGCGACGGTCGTGGACCCGCAGGGACGCGACGACATGGAGCGGTCCGTGATAGGGGCCATCGGGCCGGAGGGCCAGTCCCGGATAGCCCCCGTGCGCGCGGCGGCGGCCGGCGCCGAAGCGGTGCGCGGGCTCGCCGACCGCCTCGTCGACGCGGGCCTCGCCGTCCCGGCCGGCGCCCGTACGACGGTCGCCTCCGGGGTGCGCCAGGTACGGGCAGCGGCCGTGGCCGTCCTCCTTCTCGGCGTGACCGCGTTGCTGATGCCCGCTCAGGACGACGCGCCCCGGCATCTGATCGCCCTCTGGTTCGCGCTGCCGCTCCTGCTCAGCCTGAGCTGCCTGGCCCTCGCCCGGATCGAGGCCCACCCGTACTCGGCCTGGGCCTCCCCCGCGGGACAGCGCCTGCTGGGCACCCTGACCCGGCACGTGGAGGAAGTCGGGGACGACCGCGCCTACCTCGCCTCGGTGGCCGTGCGCGGCGTCCACGCGATCGGTGAGCCCGAACTGCGCGCAGCGTTCGCGCACCGGGGCCAGTACCGGCGCGACTGA
- a CDS encoding alkaline phosphatase PhoX — MSVTRRHALVRGGALGVGIAFSGALSELFAGTAAAQQLGHSGYGPLRPDPNGLLDLPEGFRYRVLSREGDPLRSGEGPVPSNHDGMAALAGRRGKARVVHLVRNHENRANGRIGVPTVEGLTYDPAGKGGCTALTLDSRGAVLSERVGIAGTAVNCAGGPTPWHTWLTCEETEDKAGTSGYTKDHGFIFEVDPADPHRTGAVPLTAMGRFQHEAVAVDPRTGIVYETEDAFVQPFGLFYRFLPRKPLGGTGSLRAGGRLQAMRVPGLPDLSSVQEPGACFDGVEWVDVPDPLAAETPVRLQDFGRKGVTRAQKLEGCYWGDRCVYFVSSFARSAEGSAGDHFGQIWRYDPRDRSLTLVVVFGPDTDVQLPGESPDNICLAPSGGLMVCEDGNGAQHVYGVTRGGEVYTLARNRQNIGTPEEPEWGEFAGVAFSPDGATMYVNCYAPGTTFAVTGPWRR; from the coding sequence ATGTCCGTGACCCGTCGTCACGCACTCGTCCGCGGCGGTGCCCTGGGAGTGGGCATCGCATTCTCCGGCGCCCTGTCCGAACTCTTCGCGGGGACGGCCGCCGCCCAGCAGCTCGGCCACTCCGGCTACGGCCCCCTCCGACCCGACCCGAACGGCCTGCTCGACCTGCCGGAGGGCTTCCGCTACCGGGTGCTCTCCCGCGAGGGCGACCCGCTGCGCTCCGGTGAGGGCCCCGTCCCGTCCAACCACGACGGGATGGCCGCGCTGGCCGGCCGTCGCGGCAAGGCACGCGTCGTCCATCTCGTCCGCAACCACGAGAACCGCGCCAACGGCAGAATCGGCGTCCCGACGGTGGAGGGCCTCACCTACGACCCGGCCGGCAAGGGCGGCTGTACGGCCCTGACGCTGGACTCGCGGGGCGCCGTGCTGTCCGAGCGGGTCGGCATCGCCGGTACCGCCGTCAACTGCGCGGGCGGCCCCACGCCCTGGCACACCTGGCTGACCTGCGAGGAGACCGAGGACAAGGCCGGGACCAGCGGCTACACCAAGGACCACGGCTTCATCTTCGAGGTGGATCCGGCCGATCCGCACCGTACCGGCGCGGTCCCGCTGACCGCGATGGGCCGCTTCCAGCACGAGGCGGTCGCGGTCGACCCGCGCACCGGCATCGTGTACGAGACGGAGGACGCCTTCGTACAGCCCTTCGGCCTCTTCTACCGCTTCCTGCCGAGGAAGCCGCTCGGCGGCACCGGCTCCCTGCGGGCCGGCGGCCGCCTCCAGGCGATGCGCGTGCCCGGCCTGCCCGACCTGTCCTCGGTCCAGGAGCCGGGGGCGTGCTTCGACGGCGTGGAGTGGGTGGACGTGCCGGACCCGCTCGCCGCCGAAACACCGGTCCGCCTCCAGGACTTCGGCCGCAAGGGCGTCACCCGCGCGCAGAAGCTGGAGGGCTGCTACTGGGGCGACCGGTGCGTGTACTTCGTGTCGTCGTTCGCCCGCAGCGCGGAGGGTTCGGCGGGCGACCACTTCGGGCAGATCTGGCGCTACGACCCGCGCGACCGGAGCCTGACACTGGTCGTCGTCTTCGGCCCCGACACCGATGTGCAGCTCCCCGGCGAGTCGCCGGACAACATCTGCCTGGCCCCCAGCGGCGGACTGATGGTCTGCGAGGACGGCAACGGCGCCCAGCACGTCTACGGCGTCACCCGCGGGGGCGAGGTGTACACGCTGGCCCGCAACCGCCAGAACATCGGCACGCCCGAGGAACCGGAGTGGGGGGAGTTCGCCGGTGTCGCCTTCTCCCCGGACGGCGCGACGATGTACGTCAACTGCTACGCGCCGGGGACGACGTTCGCGGTGACCGGGCCGTGGCGTAGGTAG
- a CDS encoding alpha/beta hydrolase produces MRAAVLHTAAGCLLLTTLAAAPARGASAPESAQTRGTALAAARAGAEGISFGRCADAHDAAGGLECGTLTVPLDYARPDGRQIELTVSRARATQRDPLDSKRTVPRQGALVYNPGGPGESGLHFPLVGRLPEWKRLAGAYDLVGYAPRGVGRSAPLSCQDPGQHFTGPTQSPEHPSESYKRERIARAKAYARGCADRAGAALKHYHSLNNARDLDVLRAALGEKKLTFMGASYGTYFGALYATLFPSHVRRMVFDSAVNPDPAQIWYRNNLAQSAAFEGRWSDLKEWIAKHHSVYGLGTTAERVQRGYDTARDRLAAAPAGGRVGPGQLQDVFLEAGYHDDFWPQRAEALSAYLKGDPEPLIALASPRPETAVAAENTRAVYTAVECNDAPWPTDWKVWDRDNTRLARVAPFETWDNAWMNLPCAYWPARRQRPLDVRTGPGELPPTLILAAERDAAAPYDGALELHRRLSGSVLVTERDAGTHGIAGGHNTCVNRHMEAYLLEGSLSGRRATCAPHAEPEPARPEPAGRAGGGTPGAQAVPGVR; encoded by the coding sequence ATGAGAGCTGCCGTCCTCCACACGGCCGCCGGTTGTCTGCTGCTCACCACCCTCGCCGCCGCCCCGGCCCGGGGCGCGTCCGCCCCGGAGTCGGCGCAGACCCGCGGCACCGCCCTGGCCGCCGCCCGCGCCGGGGCCGAGGGCATCTCCTTCGGCCGGTGCGCCGACGCCCACGACGCCGCGGGCGGCCTGGAGTGCGGCACGCTCACCGTCCCGCTCGACTACGCCCGGCCCGACGGCCGGCAGATCGAACTCACCGTCAGCAGGGCGCGGGCCACCCAGCGGGACCCGCTCGACAGCAAGCGCACGGTGCCGCGCCAGGGCGCCCTGGTCTACAACCCGGGCGGTCCGGGCGAGTCCGGCCTGCACTTCCCGCTGGTCGGCCGGCTGCCGGAGTGGAAGCGCCTCGCGGGCGCGTACGACCTGGTCGGTTACGCCCCCCGCGGTGTGGGCCGCTCCGCCCCTCTGTCGTGCCAGGACCCCGGGCAGCACTTCACGGGTCCCACGCAGTCCCCGGAGCACCCCTCGGAGTCGTACAAGCGGGAGCGCATCGCACGGGCGAAGGCCTACGCCCGCGGCTGCGCCGACCGGGCCGGCGCCGCCCTGAAGCACTATCACTCCCTCAACAACGCCCGCGACCTGGACGTCCTGCGCGCGGCGCTCGGCGAGAAGAAGCTGACGTTCATGGGGGCGTCGTACGGCACCTACTTCGGCGCGCTGTACGCGACGCTGTTCCCCTCCCACGTACGCCGGATGGTGTTCGACTCCGCGGTGAACCCGGACCCGGCGCAGATCTGGTACCGCAACAACCTCGCCCAGTCGGCCGCGTTCGAGGGCCGCTGGTCGGACCTGAAGGAGTGGATCGCCAAGCACCACTCCGTGTACGGGCTCGGCACCACCGCGGAGCGGGTGCAGCGCGGTTACGACACGGCGCGGGACCGGCTCGCCGCCGCACCGGCGGGCGGCCGGGTCGGACCGGGCCAGTTGCAGGACGTGTTCCTGGAGGCCGGGTACCACGACGACTTCTGGCCGCAGCGCGCCGAGGCGCTGTCGGCGTATCTGAAGGGCGACCCCGAACCGCTGATCGCGCTGGCCTCGCCGCGCCCGGAGACGGCGGTGGCGGCGGAGAACACCAGGGCGGTGTACACGGCCGTCGAGTGCAACGACGCACCCTGGCCGACGGACTGGAAGGTCTGGGACCGCGACAACACCCGGCTCGCGCGCGTGGCGCCGTTCGAGACCTGGGACAACGCGTGGATGAACCTGCCGTGCGCGTACTGGCCGGCGCGGCGCCAACGGCCCCTGGACGTGCGGACCGGACCCGGGGAGCTGCCGCCGACGCTGATCCTCGCCGCCGAACGGGACGCGGCGGCCCCCTACGACGGCGCCCTCGAACTCCACCGCCGGCTGTCCGGGTCGGTCCTGGTGACCGAGCGCGACGCGGGGACGCACGGCATCGCCGGCGGCCACAACACCTGCGTCAACCGGCACATGGAGGCGTACCTGCTGGAGGGCAGTCTGTCCGGCCGCCGCGCGACCTGCGCGCCGCACGCCGAGCCGGAGCCGGCGCGGCCGGAGCCCGCCGGCCGGGCGGGCGGCGGGACCCCCGGGGCGCAAGCGGTACCGGGAGTGCGCTGA